The DNA segment GCGACTGCTGACGATCCCGGTCGAGCTCTGCGGCGAACTCCTCGGGCACCCCAGTGTGTTCACGGTCGGCCCGCTGCTGCGCGAGGTGGTGCTGGCTCTGACCGGCGGCCGGCCGGAGACGCGGCCGGGCGCCCACCGCCGGCTGCTCGCCGTGGTGATCGACGAGCTGTCCGACACCCCCGAGCTCTCCCTGCACCTGCCCGAGGCGAGCGACGACCGGCTGCGCGCCGTGACCGACCTGCTGCACGCCGATCCCGCCCGGCCAGCCACCCTGGCCCAGCTGGGGCGCGTCGCGGGAGCCAGCGAGCGCACCCTGAGCCGTCTGTTCCACACCGAGCTCGGCATGGGATTCCACCGGTGGCGCACCATCTTGCGCATCCATCACGCCCTGGCCTACCTGGCGGACGGCATGTCGGTCACCGACACCGCGATGGCCTGCGGCTGGTCGAATCCGT comes from the Streptomyces sp. SUK 48 genome and includes:
- a CDS encoding AraC family transcriptional regulator: MPKSRQDAPGSPESPEPYDTHGGAAWLPHGYSMGTHVHEAGQLVYAAAGTVATTTERGTWVAPANRVTWTPPGFAHSHRFYGRTDARLLTIPVELCGELLGHPSVFTVGPLLREVVLALTGGRPETRPGAHRRLLAVVIDELSDTPELSLHLPEASDDRLRAVTDLLHADPARPATLAQLGRVAGASERTLSRLFHTELGMGFHRWRTILRIHHALAYLADGMSVTDTAMACGWSNPSSFIDAFNEVVGQTPGSYQADLRNGSATAAP